The following proteins are encoded in a genomic region of Corylus avellana chromosome ca4, CavTom2PMs-1.0:
- the LOC132179642 gene encoding two-component response regulator ARR11 isoform X1, with protein sequence MSFSAPSMENGFSSPRNESFPAGLRVLVVDDDPTWLKILEKMLKKCSYEVTTCGLAREALKLLRERKDGYDIVISDVNMPDMDGFKLLEHVGLEMDLPVLMMSVDGETSRVMKGVQHGACDYLLKPIRMKELRNIWQHVFRKKIHEIRDIESHDSYDGIQISRNGSELSDDGHMFCGEDLAYVKKRKDFENKHDDIGDHSSTKKHRVVWSVDLHQKFVKAVNQIGFDSKYEVGPKKILDLMNVPWLTRENVASHLQKYRLYLSRLQKENDLKASLGGIKLSDLPSKDPAGSFGLQSSINGNQNDVPNGRYQFSGDNFFAQDVDSKNHEGDLKRVVSETKRTLTADLPDPQDMRTQMSFDHSFGSLDSEVNFAAIPAPYSWSKAPENQFKEEHKPLLQLEDGFSQLPPSGIHNHIQIDDPLQSASSITSGLSMTGREICGPEKIKPLYPQYSSNHMSILSPKESAFDSFPVQSKSQMVKHQSFEPISTAISSMKPQGFNLSCITDFESCQRNLISATDSTFEPFNEDLTVCWLEGDCHSMNFGLPNVEFTDYIDPGFIAEFPIYLCDTLTSDTECPFDPPEYSIVDQGLFLS encoded by the exons ATGAGTTTTTCAGCTCCTTCAATGGAGAACGGCTTTTCTTCTCCGAGGAACGAATCGTTCCCGGCCGGTCTTCGTGTTCTCGTCGTTGATGACGATCCCACGTGGCTCAAAATCCTTGAAAAGATGCTTAAGAAGTGCTCATACGAAG tcaCTACGTGTGGCTTAGCAAGAGAAGCTTTAAAATTGCTTCGAGAAAGGAAAGATGGGTATGACATCGTAATCAGCGATGTTAACATGCCAGACATGGATGGCTTTAAACTTCTTGAGCATGTTGGACTTGAGATGGATCTTCCTGTTCTAA TGATGTCTGTTGATGGTGAAACGAGTCGTGTTATGAAAGGGGTTCAGCATGGAGCATGTGATTATCTCCTCAAGCCCATAAGGATGAAAGAACTCCGGAACATATGGCAGCATGTCTTCAGAAAGAAGATACATGAAATCAGAGATATTGAGAGCCATGACAGCTATGATGGCATTCAGATATCAAGAAATGGGTCAGAACTTTCTGATGATGGGCACATGTTTTGCGGTGAAGATCTGGCTTAtgtaaagaagagaaaagattttgaaaacaaGCACGATGACATTGGTGATCATTCGTCTACAAAGAAACACAGAGTAGTTTGGTCGGTTGACCTTCATCAGAAATTTGTCAAAGCTGTAAATCAAATTGGCTTTGATAGTAAGTACG AGGTTGGCCCCAAAAAAATACTCGACTTGATGAATGTGCCATGGTTGACTAGAGAAAATGTTGCTAGTCATTTGCAG AAGTACCGCCTCTACTTGAGTCGGTTGCAGAAAGAAAATGACCTGAAAGCTTCTTTGGGTGGGATAAAGCTATCAGATTTGCCTTCGAAGGATCCTGCTGGAAGTTTTGGCCTTCAGAGTTCAATCAACGGGAACCAAAATGACGTTCCCAATGGCAGATACCAATTTTCTGGCGATAACTTCTTTGCTCAGGATGTGGATAGCAAAAACCATGAAGGTGATTTAAAGAGAGTTGTTTCAGAGACCAAAAGAACCTTGACTGCTGATCTTCCTGATCCTCAGGACATGAGGACACAGATGAGTTTTGATCATTCTTTTGGATCCCTGGATTCAGAAGTGAACTTTGCTGCCATCCCAGCACCGTACTCGTGGAGCAAAGCTCCTGAAAATCAATTCAAAGAAGAACATAAGCCACTTCTTCAGTTGGAAGATGGCTTTAGCCAGCTGCCGCCGTCTGGTATACACaatcacatccaaattgatgaTCCATTACAATCTGCTTCATCAATTACCTCCGGGCTTTCTATGACAGGAAGAGAAATATGTGGCCCTGAAAAAATTAAACCTTTATATCCTCAGTACAGTAGCAATCATATGAGCATTCTCAGTCCAAAGGAAAGTGCATTCGACAGTTTTCCTGTTCAATCCAAGAGCCAAATGGTAAAGCATCAATCTTTTGAGCCCATTTCCACTGCAATATCAAGCATGAAACCGCAGGGCTTCAATCTGAGTTGCATTACTGACTTTGAGTCTTGCCAACGAAACCTGATATCAGCAACTGACTCAACTTTTGAGCCATTCAATGAGGACCTGACAGTTTGTTGGCTTGAAGGTGATTGCCACAGCATGAATTTTGGTCTCCCTAATGTAGAGTTTACTGACTACATTGATCCAGGCTTCATCGCCGAATTCCCTATCTATTTGTGTGACACACTGACTTCGGACACTGAGTGTCCCTTTGACCCACCGGAGTATTCTATAGTTGATCAAGGTCTATTTTTATCGTGA
- the LOC132179642 gene encoding two-component response regulator ARR11 isoform X2: MSFSAPSMENGFSSPRNESFPAGLRVLVVDDDPTWLKILEKMLKKCSYEVTTCGLAREALKLLRERKDGYDIVISDVNMPDMDGFKLLEHVGLEMDLPVLMMSVDGETSRVMKGVQHGACDYLLKPIRMKELRNIWQHVFRKKIHEIRDIESHDSYDGIQISRNGSELSDDGHMFCGEDLAYVKKRKDFENKHDDIGDHSSTKKHRVVWSVDLHQKFVKAVNQIGFDKVGPKKILDLMNVPWLTRENVASHLQKYRLYLSRLQKENDLKASLGGIKLSDLPSKDPAGSFGLQSSINGNQNDVPNGRYQFSGDNFFAQDVDSKNHEGDLKRVVSETKRTLTADLPDPQDMRTQMSFDHSFGSLDSEVNFAAIPAPYSWSKAPENQFKEEHKPLLQLEDGFSQLPPSGIHNHIQIDDPLQSASSITSGLSMTGREICGPEKIKPLYPQYSSNHMSILSPKESAFDSFPVQSKSQMVKHQSFEPISTAISSMKPQGFNLSCITDFESCQRNLISATDSTFEPFNEDLTVCWLEGDCHSMNFGLPNVEFTDYIDPGFIAEFPIYLCDTLTSDTECPFDPPEYSIVDQGLFLS, from the exons ATGAGTTTTTCAGCTCCTTCAATGGAGAACGGCTTTTCTTCTCCGAGGAACGAATCGTTCCCGGCCGGTCTTCGTGTTCTCGTCGTTGATGACGATCCCACGTGGCTCAAAATCCTTGAAAAGATGCTTAAGAAGTGCTCATACGAAG tcaCTACGTGTGGCTTAGCAAGAGAAGCTTTAAAATTGCTTCGAGAAAGGAAAGATGGGTATGACATCGTAATCAGCGATGTTAACATGCCAGACATGGATGGCTTTAAACTTCTTGAGCATGTTGGACTTGAGATGGATCTTCCTGTTCTAA TGATGTCTGTTGATGGTGAAACGAGTCGTGTTATGAAAGGGGTTCAGCATGGAGCATGTGATTATCTCCTCAAGCCCATAAGGATGAAAGAACTCCGGAACATATGGCAGCATGTCTTCAGAAAGAAGATACATGAAATCAGAGATATTGAGAGCCATGACAGCTATGATGGCATTCAGATATCAAGAAATGGGTCAGAACTTTCTGATGATGGGCACATGTTTTGCGGTGAAGATCTGGCTTAtgtaaagaagagaaaagattttgaaaacaaGCACGATGACATTGGTGATCATTCGTCTACAAAGAAACACAGAGTAGTTTGGTCGGTTGACCTTCATCAGAAATTTGTCAAAGCTGTAAATCAAATTGGCTTTGATA AGGTTGGCCCCAAAAAAATACTCGACTTGATGAATGTGCCATGGTTGACTAGAGAAAATGTTGCTAGTCATTTGCAG AAGTACCGCCTCTACTTGAGTCGGTTGCAGAAAGAAAATGACCTGAAAGCTTCTTTGGGTGGGATAAAGCTATCAGATTTGCCTTCGAAGGATCCTGCTGGAAGTTTTGGCCTTCAGAGTTCAATCAACGGGAACCAAAATGACGTTCCCAATGGCAGATACCAATTTTCTGGCGATAACTTCTTTGCTCAGGATGTGGATAGCAAAAACCATGAAGGTGATTTAAAGAGAGTTGTTTCAGAGACCAAAAGAACCTTGACTGCTGATCTTCCTGATCCTCAGGACATGAGGACACAGATGAGTTTTGATCATTCTTTTGGATCCCTGGATTCAGAAGTGAACTTTGCTGCCATCCCAGCACCGTACTCGTGGAGCAAAGCTCCTGAAAATCAATTCAAAGAAGAACATAAGCCACTTCTTCAGTTGGAAGATGGCTTTAGCCAGCTGCCGCCGTCTGGTATACACaatcacatccaaattgatgaTCCATTACAATCTGCTTCATCAATTACCTCCGGGCTTTCTATGACAGGAAGAGAAATATGTGGCCCTGAAAAAATTAAACCTTTATATCCTCAGTACAGTAGCAATCATATGAGCATTCTCAGTCCAAAGGAAAGTGCATTCGACAGTTTTCCTGTTCAATCCAAGAGCCAAATGGTAAAGCATCAATCTTTTGAGCCCATTTCCACTGCAATATCAAGCATGAAACCGCAGGGCTTCAATCTGAGTTGCATTACTGACTTTGAGTCTTGCCAACGAAACCTGATATCAGCAACTGACTCAACTTTTGAGCCATTCAATGAGGACCTGACAGTTTGTTGGCTTGAAGGTGATTGCCACAGCATGAATTTTGGTCTCCCTAATGTAGAGTTTACTGACTACATTGATCCAGGCTTCATCGCCGAATTCCCTATCTATTTGTGTGACACACTGACTTCGGACACTGAGTGTCCCTTTGACCCACCGGAGTATTCTATAGTTGATCAAGGTCTATTTTTATCGTGA
- the LOC132179642 gene encoding two-component response regulator ARR11 isoform X3 → MPDMDGFKLLEHVGLEMDLPVLMMSVDGETSRVMKGVQHGACDYLLKPIRMKELRNIWQHVFRKKIHEIRDIESHDSYDGIQISRNGSELSDDGHMFCGEDLAYVKKRKDFENKHDDIGDHSSTKKHRVVWSVDLHQKFVKAVNQIGFDSKYEVGPKKILDLMNVPWLTRENVASHLQKYRLYLSRLQKENDLKASLGGIKLSDLPSKDPAGSFGLQSSINGNQNDVPNGRYQFSGDNFFAQDVDSKNHEGDLKRVVSETKRTLTADLPDPQDMRTQMSFDHSFGSLDSEVNFAAIPAPYSWSKAPENQFKEEHKPLLQLEDGFSQLPPSGIHNHIQIDDPLQSASSITSGLSMTGREICGPEKIKPLYPQYSSNHMSILSPKESAFDSFPVQSKSQMVKHQSFEPISTAISSMKPQGFNLSCITDFESCQRNLISATDSTFEPFNEDLTVCWLEGDCHSMNFGLPNVEFTDYIDPGFIAEFPIYLCDTLTSDTECPFDPPEYSIVDQGLFLS, encoded by the exons ATGCCAGACATGGATGGCTTTAAACTTCTTGAGCATGTTGGACTTGAGATGGATCTTCCTGTTCTAA TGATGTCTGTTGATGGTGAAACGAGTCGTGTTATGAAAGGGGTTCAGCATGGAGCATGTGATTATCTCCTCAAGCCCATAAGGATGAAAGAACTCCGGAACATATGGCAGCATGTCTTCAGAAAGAAGATACATGAAATCAGAGATATTGAGAGCCATGACAGCTATGATGGCATTCAGATATCAAGAAATGGGTCAGAACTTTCTGATGATGGGCACATGTTTTGCGGTGAAGATCTGGCTTAtgtaaagaagagaaaagattttgaaaacaaGCACGATGACATTGGTGATCATTCGTCTACAAAGAAACACAGAGTAGTTTGGTCGGTTGACCTTCATCAGAAATTTGTCAAAGCTGTAAATCAAATTGGCTTTGATAGTAAGTACG AGGTTGGCCCCAAAAAAATACTCGACTTGATGAATGTGCCATGGTTGACTAGAGAAAATGTTGCTAGTCATTTGCAG AAGTACCGCCTCTACTTGAGTCGGTTGCAGAAAGAAAATGACCTGAAAGCTTCTTTGGGTGGGATAAAGCTATCAGATTTGCCTTCGAAGGATCCTGCTGGAAGTTTTGGCCTTCAGAGTTCAATCAACGGGAACCAAAATGACGTTCCCAATGGCAGATACCAATTTTCTGGCGATAACTTCTTTGCTCAGGATGTGGATAGCAAAAACCATGAAGGTGATTTAAAGAGAGTTGTTTCAGAGACCAAAAGAACCTTGACTGCTGATCTTCCTGATCCTCAGGACATGAGGACACAGATGAGTTTTGATCATTCTTTTGGATCCCTGGATTCAGAAGTGAACTTTGCTGCCATCCCAGCACCGTACTCGTGGAGCAAAGCTCCTGAAAATCAATTCAAAGAAGAACATAAGCCACTTCTTCAGTTGGAAGATGGCTTTAGCCAGCTGCCGCCGTCTGGTATACACaatcacatccaaattgatgaTCCATTACAATCTGCTTCATCAATTACCTCCGGGCTTTCTATGACAGGAAGAGAAATATGTGGCCCTGAAAAAATTAAACCTTTATATCCTCAGTACAGTAGCAATCATATGAGCATTCTCAGTCCAAAGGAAAGTGCATTCGACAGTTTTCCTGTTCAATCCAAGAGCCAAATGGTAAAGCATCAATCTTTTGAGCCCATTTCCACTGCAATATCAAGCATGAAACCGCAGGGCTTCAATCTGAGTTGCATTACTGACTTTGAGTCTTGCCAACGAAACCTGATATCAGCAACTGACTCAACTTTTGAGCCATTCAATGAGGACCTGACAGTTTGTTGGCTTGAAGGTGATTGCCACAGCATGAATTTTGGTCTCCCTAATGTAGAGTTTACTGACTACATTGATCCAGGCTTCATCGCCGAATTCCCTATCTATTTGTGTGACACACTGACTTCGGACACTGAGTGTCCCTTTGACCCACCGGAGTATTCTATAGTTGATCAAGGTCTATTTTTATCGTGA
- the LOC132179370 gene encoding protein WVD2-like 7 isoform X2: MGESPCLVRSFSHPSDSSSEAKKEGDPIRALGESISFGRFMSESLAWEKWSTFSHNRYLEEVVKFSKPGSVAQKKAYFEAHYKKKAAERAAELIEESNAAAPNVFEPETRDKHHDDSFMDSELVKAEGQQSIDEPHEDDAPNTAVDYSAGVNGCNPNIGELETTKVEADEDVYMVDDPTLLENSKQIEKVEDHQKILVAQEEKKLNKQSASKEILASPSKKRQVDSSLKLSTQRRAPKLPFSPAKRMTAKRLHNGNSGAAESKRTAGDLADKKRLTVKSVHMSINFASSTGKTRKTPPRIIQEVGSTRIDTTLFNTSQDSLTPLRTSTWASGNKLIKQPSVKPQSEDRRTRTLLNKSVSGGIAGEGKGHSLSMDYSKSSTISGIKARSPTVSSPFTFRSEERAAKRKEFFQKLEEKLNAKEAEKVQLQSKPKEKARFEIEKLQQSSDFKAKRNEDSNHGSQLHSSPLKKNPVTPPQPPKLERKPTLSTVRDSSSRPPRRPSGRNDSSNSKHVTEKVNQTAIRSITSLPKNNAHENASPNIQH; this comes from the exons ATGGGTGAGTCACCGTGCCTTGTGAGATCATTCTCTCACCCTTCTGATAGTTCCAGTGAAGCCAAAAAAGAG GGTGACCCCATTCGTGCTCTAGGAGAATCAATCTCTTTTGGGAGGTTTATGTCAGAATCCTTGGCCTGGGAGAAATGGTCAACCTTCTCTCACAATCGTTACTTGGAAGAAGTTGTGAAATTTTCTAAGCCAGGTTCTGTTGCTCAGAAGAAAGCCTATTTTGAAGCTCATTACAAGAAAAAAGCTGCAGAGAGAGCAGCAGAATTGATTGAGGAATCAAATGCAGCAGCTCCTAATGTTTTTGAGCCAGAGACTAGGGACAAACATCATGATGACTCTTTCATGGATTCAGAGTTGGTGAAAGCAGAAGGCCAACAGTCCATTGATGAACCACATGAGGATGATGCCCCTAATACTGCAGTCGATTATTCTGCTGGCGTGAATGGGTGTAATCCTAATATTGGAGAACTGGAAACTACGAAGGTGGAAGCAGACGAAGATGTTTATATGGTGGATGATCCTACTCTGcttgaaaattcaaaacaaattgaaaaagttGAAGACCACCAAAAGATTTTGGTCGCCCAAGAGGAGAAGAAACTCAATAAG CAATCTGCCAGTAAGGAGATTCTGGCTTCACCAAGCAAGAAAAGACAAGTGGATTCTTCTTTGAAGTTATCAACTCAAAGAAGAGCACCCAAGCTCCCATTCTCTCCTGCCAAACGAATGACTGCTAAGCGACTCCACAACGGAAATAGTGGTGCTGCAGAGAGTAAGAGGACAGCAGGAGACCTAGCTGACAAAAAGAGATTGACTGTAAAATCAGTTCACATGTCAATCAATTTTGCTTCTTCTACTGGCAAAACCCGTAAAACACCACCTCGAATTATTCAAGAGGTTGGAAGCACAAGAATTGATACAACTTTATTCAACACATCCCAAGACAGTTTAACTCCCTTACGAACTTCGACTTGG GCATCTGGTAATAAGTTAATAAAGCAACCCTCAGTAAAGCCCCAGTCAGAAGATCGAAG GACTAGAACACTACTTAACAAGTCAGTTTCAGGAGGAATAGCAGGGGAGGGGAAAGGGCACTCTCTCTCTATGGA CTACTCAAAATCCTCAACTATAAGTGGAATCAAGGCACGATCTCCTACTGTATCCTCTCCATTTACTTTCAGGAGTGAAGAAAGAGCAGCAAAACGTAAAGAG TTCTTTCAGAAGCTGGAAGAGAAACTAAATGCCAAGGAGGCAGAAAAAGTGCAGCTGCAATCAAAACCTAAG GAGAAAGCAcgatttgaaattgaaaaattgcaACAGAGCAGTGACTTTAAAGCCAAACGGAATGAAGATTCAAATCATGGATCACAATTGCATAGTAGCCCCCTGAAGAAG AATCCAGTGACACCACCTCAACCACCAAAACTTGAAAGAAAGCCAACTCTCAGCACAGTCAGGGACTCAAGCTCTCGGCCTCCTCGGAGGCCATCAGGCAGAAACGATAGCTCTAACTCTAAGCATGTGACGGAAAAAGTTAATCAAACCGCAATTCGTTCAATCACTTCACTTCCTAAGAACAATGCGCATGAGAATGCTTCTCCAAATATTCAGCATTAA
- the LOC132179370 gene encoding protein WVD2-like 7 isoform X1: protein MGESPCLVRSFSHPSDSSSEAKKEGDPIRALGESISFGRFMSESLAWEKWSTFSHNRYLEEVVKFSKPGSVAQKKAYFEAHYKKKAAERAAELIEESNAAAPNVFEPETRDKHHDDSFMDSELVKAEGQQSIDEPHEDDAPNTAVDYSAGVNGCNPNIGELETTKVEADEDVYMVDDPTLLENSKQIEKVEDHQKILVAQEEKKLNKQSASKEILASPSKKRQVDSSLKLSTQRRAPKLPFSPAKRMTAKRLHNGNSGAAESKRTAGDLADKKRLTVKSVHMSINFASSTGKTRKTPPRIIQEVGSTRIDTTLFNTSQDSLTPLRTSTWQASGNKLIKQPSVKPQSEDRRTRTLLNKSVSGGIAGEGKGHSLSMDYSKSSTISGIKARSPTVSSPFTFRSEERAAKRKEFFQKLEEKLNAKEAEKVQLQSKPKEKARFEIEKLQQSSDFKAKRNEDSNHGSQLHSSPLKKNPVTPPQPPKLERKPTLSTVRDSSSRPPRRPSGRNDSSNSKHVTEKVNQTAIRSITSLPKNNAHENASPNIQH, encoded by the exons ATGGGTGAGTCACCGTGCCTTGTGAGATCATTCTCTCACCCTTCTGATAGTTCCAGTGAAGCCAAAAAAGAG GGTGACCCCATTCGTGCTCTAGGAGAATCAATCTCTTTTGGGAGGTTTATGTCAGAATCCTTGGCCTGGGAGAAATGGTCAACCTTCTCTCACAATCGTTACTTGGAAGAAGTTGTGAAATTTTCTAAGCCAGGTTCTGTTGCTCAGAAGAAAGCCTATTTTGAAGCTCATTACAAGAAAAAAGCTGCAGAGAGAGCAGCAGAATTGATTGAGGAATCAAATGCAGCAGCTCCTAATGTTTTTGAGCCAGAGACTAGGGACAAACATCATGATGACTCTTTCATGGATTCAGAGTTGGTGAAAGCAGAAGGCCAACAGTCCATTGATGAACCACATGAGGATGATGCCCCTAATACTGCAGTCGATTATTCTGCTGGCGTGAATGGGTGTAATCCTAATATTGGAGAACTGGAAACTACGAAGGTGGAAGCAGACGAAGATGTTTATATGGTGGATGATCCTACTCTGcttgaaaattcaaaacaaattgaaaaagttGAAGACCACCAAAAGATTTTGGTCGCCCAAGAGGAGAAGAAACTCAATAAG CAATCTGCCAGTAAGGAGATTCTGGCTTCACCAAGCAAGAAAAGACAAGTGGATTCTTCTTTGAAGTTATCAACTCAAAGAAGAGCACCCAAGCTCCCATTCTCTCCTGCCAAACGAATGACTGCTAAGCGACTCCACAACGGAAATAGTGGTGCTGCAGAGAGTAAGAGGACAGCAGGAGACCTAGCTGACAAAAAGAGATTGACTGTAAAATCAGTTCACATGTCAATCAATTTTGCTTCTTCTACTGGCAAAACCCGTAAAACACCACCTCGAATTATTCAAGAGGTTGGAAGCACAAGAATTGATACAACTTTATTCAACACATCCCAAGACAGTTTAACTCCCTTACGAACTTCGACTTGG CAGGCATCTGGTAATAAGTTAATAAAGCAACCCTCAGTAAAGCCCCAGTCAGAAGATCGAAG GACTAGAACACTACTTAACAAGTCAGTTTCAGGAGGAATAGCAGGGGAGGGGAAAGGGCACTCTCTCTCTATGGA CTACTCAAAATCCTCAACTATAAGTGGAATCAAGGCACGATCTCCTACTGTATCCTCTCCATTTACTTTCAGGAGTGAAGAAAGAGCAGCAAAACGTAAAGAG TTCTTTCAGAAGCTGGAAGAGAAACTAAATGCCAAGGAGGCAGAAAAAGTGCAGCTGCAATCAAAACCTAAG GAGAAAGCAcgatttgaaattgaaaaattgcaACAGAGCAGTGACTTTAAAGCCAAACGGAATGAAGATTCAAATCATGGATCACAATTGCATAGTAGCCCCCTGAAGAAG AATCCAGTGACACCACCTCAACCACCAAAACTTGAAAGAAAGCCAACTCTCAGCACAGTCAGGGACTCAAGCTCTCGGCCTCCTCGGAGGCCATCAGGCAGAAACGATAGCTCTAACTCTAAGCATGTGACGGAAAAAGTTAATCAAACCGCAATTCGTTCAATCACTTCACTTCCTAAGAACAATGCGCATGAGAATGCTTCTCCAAATATTCAGCATTAA
- the LOC132179370 gene encoding protein WVD2-like 7 isoform X3, producing MSRGDPIRALGESISFGRFMSESLAWEKWSTFSHNRYLEEVVKFSKPGSVAQKKAYFEAHYKKKAAERAAELIEESNAAAPNVFEPETRDKHHDDSFMDSELVKAEGQQSIDEPHEDDAPNTAVDYSAGVNGCNPNIGELETTKVEADEDVYMVDDPTLLENSKQIEKVEDHQKILVAQEEKKLNKQSASKEILASPSKKRQVDSSLKLSTQRRAPKLPFSPAKRMTAKRLHNGNSGAAESKRTAGDLADKKRLTVKSVHMSINFASSTGKTRKTPPRIIQEVGSTRIDTTLFNTSQDSLTPLRTSTWQASGNKLIKQPSVKPQSEDRRTRTLLNKSVSGGIAGEGKGHSLSMDYSKSSTISGIKARSPTVSSPFTFRSEERAAKRKEFFQKLEEKLNAKEAEKVQLQSKPKEKARFEIEKLQQSSDFKAKRNEDSNHGSQLHSSPLKKNPVTPPQPPKLERKPTLSTVRDSSSRPPRRPSGRNDSSNSKHVTEKVNQTAIRSITSLPKNNAHENASPNIQH from the exons ATGTCACGG GGTGACCCCATTCGTGCTCTAGGAGAATCAATCTCTTTTGGGAGGTTTATGTCAGAATCCTTGGCCTGGGAGAAATGGTCAACCTTCTCTCACAATCGTTACTTGGAAGAAGTTGTGAAATTTTCTAAGCCAGGTTCTGTTGCTCAGAAGAAAGCCTATTTTGAAGCTCATTACAAGAAAAAAGCTGCAGAGAGAGCAGCAGAATTGATTGAGGAATCAAATGCAGCAGCTCCTAATGTTTTTGAGCCAGAGACTAGGGACAAACATCATGATGACTCTTTCATGGATTCAGAGTTGGTGAAAGCAGAAGGCCAACAGTCCATTGATGAACCACATGAGGATGATGCCCCTAATACTGCAGTCGATTATTCTGCTGGCGTGAATGGGTGTAATCCTAATATTGGAGAACTGGAAACTACGAAGGTGGAAGCAGACGAAGATGTTTATATGGTGGATGATCCTACTCTGcttgaaaattcaaaacaaattgaaaaagttGAAGACCACCAAAAGATTTTGGTCGCCCAAGAGGAGAAGAAACTCAATAAG CAATCTGCCAGTAAGGAGATTCTGGCTTCACCAAGCAAGAAAAGACAAGTGGATTCTTCTTTGAAGTTATCAACTCAAAGAAGAGCACCCAAGCTCCCATTCTCTCCTGCCAAACGAATGACTGCTAAGCGACTCCACAACGGAAATAGTGGTGCTGCAGAGAGTAAGAGGACAGCAGGAGACCTAGCTGACAAAAAGAGATTGACTGTAAAATCAGTTCACATGTCAATCAATTTTGCTTCTTCTACTGGCAAAACCCGTAAAACACCACCTCGAATTATTCAAGAGGTTGGAAGCACAAGAATTGATACAACTTTATTCAACACATCCCAAGACAGTTTAACTCCCTTACGAACTTCGACTTGG CAGGCATCTGGTAATAAGTTAATAAAGCAACCCTCAGTAAAGCCCCAGTCAGAAGATCGAAG GACTAGAACACTACTTAACAAGTCAGTTTCAGGAGGAATAGCAGGGGAGGGGAAAGGGCACTCTCTCTCTATGGA CTACTCAAAATCCTCAACTATAAGTGGAATCAAGGCACGATCTCCTACTGTATCCTCTCCATTTACTTTCAGGAGTGAAGAAAGAGCAGCAAAACGTAAAGAG TTCTTTCAGAAGCTGGAAGAGAAACTAAATGCCAAGGAGGCAGAAAAAGTGCAGCTGCAATCAAAACCTAAG GAGAAAGCAcgatttgaaattgaaaaattgcaACAGAGCAGTGACTTTAAAGCCAAACGGAATGAAGATTCAAATCATGGATCACAATTGCATAGTAGCCCCCTGAAGAAG AATCCAGTGACACCACCTCAACCACCAAAACTTGAAAGAAAGCCAACTCTCAGCACAGTCAGGGACTCAAGCTCTCGGCCTCCTCGGAGGCCATCAGGCAGAAACGATAGCTCTAACTCTAAGCATGTGACGGAAAAAGTTAATCAAACCGCAATTCGTTCAATCACTTCACTTCCTAAGAACAATGCGCATGAGAATGCTTCTCCAAATATTCAGCATTAA